The Clostridium septicum genome contains a region encoding:
- a CDS encoding CHC2 zinc finger domain-containing protein, which translates to MDIGDINLKELIERETGNKFNRQGYIPCPFHNEKTPSLSVKFHPNINKYKFKCFGCDVGGDAIDFISNFKGIDFNASKKYLGMEVHKSKKEQLEDKVKSFIEWEFTKYREEQDLLGIFTFVNKDNDPIYFKAKFMDHKEGKKKHGYYHFENEKVKASRGYDEIPYNLYNTIEGIKKDYAIVVVEGEKDANTINSLLRNENYVATSFKGITKELSYFTGARIYVCSDTGIAGEQYKWKIYNELFTTSREFKFINLPGLKSLGNNKDVTDWIEFGHDKKDLLNAFNRSLDLKTRYELQQNLNGVFKWIYNRKDDDFFKEYITNFKIIEAKRMKFIDEDKEGIKLILKSNTGETFEKTGFSTVFDDTKSFKNFLGTMDLSFIGDIKALTEFKIWINKYFALENEEIHNGAKFIEKDKKLFFATSNGAISDSGIDISIKCKGNMAENLIDIQEITQEEFKSIRKHLFKFATSEKTISIIGTVINNLAIYQNKAIGNKQHHLLMIGESGSGKSTILDNVIAPILNANKNDIKSIGLTSPFGIIKSLSEGNYPLLLEEFKPSALDRFKISKLSEILRNSYDGTSVSRGNRSLETTEFKLDRPIIMAGEESYANNEKALIERSCIIYLSKNERTLEHTKAMKWLMDNQQLLNKLGRSLIDIILNLTIEEYSDIRKLGESKITELINRPLNTALNIYCGMQILNKLAIKLETKEFKGFEKFLIENIKTEVLEDGQEVNSVVETMLLTFNQMLEDSRVLNPECVFKVKNNVVLIKTSEMINLLYEHTTRFGTDVIPLKLKDFKKQAKKSGYILNESIPTKMKQVNGNWKTVRMDEYDIEKLRDLKMYEIVEPIFEVVTETEQRFEGTTTECPF; encoded by the coding sequence TTGGATATTGGAGATATAAATTTAAAAGAGTTAATAGAAAGAGAGACTGGTAATAAATTTAATAGGCAAGGATATATACCTTGCCCTTTTCATAATGAAAAGACACCTTCCTTAAGTGTTAAGTTTCATCCAAATATTAATAAATATAAATTTAAATGCTTTGGATGTGATGTGGGTGGAGATGCAATAGACTTTATATCAAATTTTAAAGGTATAGATTTTAATGCATCTAAAAAGTATTTAGGAATGGAAGTACATAAGAGCAAAAAAGAACAATTAGAGGACAAGGTTAAGTCTTTTATAGAGTGGGAATTTACTAAATACAGGGAAGAACAGGATTTGTTAGGAATATTTACTTTTGTAAATAAAGATAACGATCCAATTTATTTCAAAGCAAAATTTATGGACCATAAAGAGGGAAAAAAGAAACATGGTTATTATCATTTTGAAAATGAAAAGGTAAAGGCTAGTAGAGGATACGATGAAATTCCGTATAACCTTTATAACACTATAGAGGGAATAAAAAAAGATTATGCAATTGTAGTTGTAGAAGGCGAGAAAGATGCGAATACAATAAATTCACTGTTAAGAAATGAAAATTATGTTGCCACAAGCTTTAAAGGAATAACTAAAGAATTAAGTTATTTTACGGGAGCCAGAATTTACGTGTGTAGCGATACAGGGATAGCCGGAGAACAATATAAATGGAAAATTTACAATGAATTGTTTACGACATCTAGAGAATTTAAGTTTATTAATTTACCTGGACTAAAGTCATTGGGAAACAATAAAGATGTTACTGATTGGATAGAGTTTGGACATGATAAGAAGGATTTATTAAATGCCTTTAATAGAAGCTTGGATTTAAAAACAAGATATGAGTTGCAGCAAAATTTAAATGGTGTTTTTAAATGGATCTACAATAGAAAGGATGATGATTTTTTTAAGGAATATATAACAAATTTTAAAATAATTGAAGCTAAAAGAATGAAATTTATTGATGAAGATAAAGAAGGAATAAAATTGATTTTAAAGTCTAATACAGGAGAGACATTTGAGAAAACGGGATTTTCTACTGTATTCGATGATACCAAATCTTTTAAAAACTTTTTAGGGACCATGGATTTATCTTTTATAGGTGATATTAAAGCTTTGACTGAATTTAAAATATGGATAAATAAATATTTTGCTTTAGAAAATGAAGAAATTCATAACGGAGCTAAGTTTATAGAAAAAGATAAGAAATTATTTTTTGCAACAAGTAATGGAGCTATTTCAGATTCAGGTATAGATATAAGCATAAAGTGCAAAGGTAATATGGCAGAAAATCTAATAGATATTCAAGAAATAACTCAAGAAGAATTTAAATCTATAAGAAAACACTTATTTAAATTTGCTACTTCAGAAAAGACTATCAGCATAATAGGAACAGTAATAAACAACCTGGCAATATATCAAAATAAAGCAATAGGAAATAAACAGCATCATTTACTGATGATAGGAGAGAGTGGAAGTGGAAAAAGTACAATATTAGATAATGTAATAGCGCCTATACTAAATGCTAATAAAAATGATATAAAATCAATCGGATTAACAAGTCCTTTTGGAATAATAAAAAGTCTATCAGAAGGCAATTACCCATTGTTATTAGAAGAATTTAAACCATCAGCCCTGGATCGTTTTAAAATATCTAAATTAAGCGAAATATTAAGAAACTCTTATGATGGGACAAGTGTATCAAGAGGGAACAGAAGTCTTGAAACAACAGAATTTAAATTAGATAGACCTATTATAATGGCAGGTGAGGAAAGCTATGCTAATAATGAAAAGGCCCTTATAGAAAGAAGTTGTATAATTTATCTTTCTAAAAATGAAAGAACTTTAGAACATACTAAAGCTATGAAATGGCTTATGGATAATCAACAATTATTGAATAAATTGGGAAGAAGTCTGATAGATATAATATTAAATCTTACTATAGAAGAATATTCAGATATAAGGAAGTTGGGAGAAAGTAAAATAACTGAATTAATCAATAGACCTTTAAATACTGCGCTTAATATTTATTGTGGAATGCAAATTTTAAATAAACTTGCAATTAAATTAGAAACTAAGGAATTTAAGGGATTCGAAAAATTCTTAATAGAAAATATAAAAACAGAAGTTTTAGAAGATGGACAGGAAGTAAATTCAGTTGTGGAAACCATGCTTTTAACGTTTAATCAAATGCTAGAGGATTCTAGAGTATTAAATCCAGAATGTGTTTTTAAAGTTAAAAACAATGTTGTGTTAATAAAAACAAGTGAAATGATTAATTTGTTATATGAACATACAACTAGATTTGGAACAGATGTTATTCCTTTAAAACTGAAGGACTTTAAAAAACAAGCTAAAAAATCAGGTTATATTTTAAATGAAAGTATTCCAACTAAGATGAAACAGGTTAATGGAAATTGGAAAACTGTAAGAATGGATGAATATGATATAGAAAAATTAAGAGATTTAAAAATGTATGAGATAGTAGAACCAATTTTTGAAGTAGTAACAGAAACGGAGCAAAGATTCGAAGGAACTACAACAGAGTGTCCATTTTAA
- a CDS encoding sigma factor-like helix-turn-helix DNA-binding protein — MSLYKKTEAMLYNFNKTKAEIRNIELDLELLKSQYEGVGAIVYEERTGSTNKFNSSVENEVVIREKRIKKLENMKKLKEVEIMKIENSLTDLTNREKNLIQMRYFNKENNRMIAAKLDLTEEYVSELKRIIVNKISNILFLNFV; from the coding sequence TTGAGTTTATATAAAAAAACAGAGGCTATGTTATACAACTTTAATAAAACTAAAGCTGAAATTAGAAATATAGAATTAGATTTAGAACTTTTAAAAAGTCAATATGAAGGTGTTGGTGCAATAGTATATGAAGAAAGAACTGGATCTACTAATAAGTTTAATTCAAGTGTAGAGAATGAAGTCGTAATTAGAGAAAAGAGAATAAAAAAATTAGAAAATATGAAAAAGCTTAAAGAAGTTGAAATTATGAAGATAGAAAATTCATTAACTGATTTAACAAATAGAGAAAAGAATCTTATTCAAATGAGATACTTTAATAAAGAGAATAATAGAATGATAGCTGCTAAGTTAGATTTAACTGAAGAATATGTATCAGAATTGAAAAGAATTATAGTAAATAAGATATCAAATATATTATTCTTAAACTTTGTTTAA
- a CDS encoding dUTP diphosphatase: MNIRNLLEMQKELDIAIFKKSDIDVYPTRKIELALRVELGELAQEFKEFKYWKKTKGEVNREKMLEEWADVFHFALSLENEEGNSFIDRAEEIAHRLNSDYTVYHLFQMCFKDPTVPRIIALGLNLGFTFKEMEQAYRYKNKINWDRVNGGY; encoded by the coding sequence ATGAACATTAGAAATTTATTAGAAATGCAGAAAGAATTGGATATAGCAATATTTAAGAAAAGTGATATAGATGTATACCCAACTAGAAAGATAGAGTTAGCTCTAAGAGTAGAGCTAGGGGAATTAGCACAGGAATTTAAAGAGTTTAAGTATTGGAAGAAAACCAAAGGAGAAGTTAATAGAGAAAAAATGTTAGAGGAATGGGCAGATGTTTTTCATTTTGCTTTAAGTCTAGAAAATGAAGAAGGAAATAGCTTTATAGATAGAGCAGAAGAAATAGCCCATAGACTTAATAGTGATTATACAGTTTACCACTTATTTCAGATGTGCTTTAAAGATCCTACAGTTCCAAGGATTATAGCATTAGGATTAAATTTAGGTTTCACATTTAAAGAAATGGAACAAGCATATAGATATAAAAATAAGATTAATTGGGATAGAGTTAATGGAGGATATTAA
- a CDS encoding phage portal protein encodes MNLNKLINKLFKKEFGLDLHNYEHLELVKKAYGSYHVFRNIYEKMYRYYKGDTDAIRKYLFVTDRSNLKVNVNYIKKFIKEEVAYTLGNDITYESRTDDTNIVKDIEYYTAHWDELHDTDLMKYLLIFTEVYELYYIDKKADFCSKIIKPSDGYAYKDSSSGKVLFFIHTFKNDFEQHNNIDVYTENYIYHFNDKFEEIASPSKNLFKEVPVSIGILSYEKESDSLYKDIKGLQDAFETNLSDVGNEISDFRNAYLKFIGCKIDNDDVPKMKRLGVLQLPGKGASADWLIKNINDTFIQNTLDRYHDTMYEIACHINHNEKLQSNLSGITLRSRLIVLENKCNLQIKAHRNIVKNRLRFLFIYLDLKKNKIYDYKDIKALYTPNIPSDDLATAQMLSQVPDGIISKDTARGRFSFINNKVVEAEKVKKEQEEEFAIDLNNLGD; translated from the coding sequence TTGAATTTAAATAAGTTGATAAATAAATTGTTTAAAAAAGAATTTGGATTAGATTTGCATAATTATGAACATTTAGAGTTAGTTAAAAAGGCTTATGGTAGTTATCATGTATTTAGAAATATTTATGAAAAGATGTATCGTTATTATAAGGGTGATACAGATGCTATCAGAAAATATCTTTTTGTTACAGATAGATCAAATTTAAAAGTAAATGTTAACTACATTAAGAAATTTATAAAAGAAGAAGTTGCTTATACATTAGGAAATGATATAACTTATGAATCAAGGACAGATGATACAAATATAGTAAAAGATATAGAATATTATACAGCTCATTGGGATGAACTTCATGATACTGATTTAATGAAATATTTATTAATATTTACGGAAGTCTATGAACTTTATTATATAGATAAGAAAGCAGATTTTTGTAGTAAAATTATAAAACCTAGTGATGGATATGCATATAAGGATAGCTCTTCAGGAAAGGTTTTATTCTTTATTCATACATTTAAAAATGATTTTGAACAACATAATAATATTGATGTTTATACGGAGAATTATATATATCATTTTAATGATAAATTTGAAGAAATAGCATCACCAAGTAAAAATTTATTTAAAGAAGTGCCTGTTAGTATTGGAATTTTAAGTTATGAAAAAGAAAGTGATAGTTTATATAAGGATATTAAGGGTCTTCAAGATGCTTTTGAGACAAATTTAAGTGATGTTGGTAATGAAATAAGTGATTTTAGGAATGCTTATTTAAAATTTATTGGATGTAAAATTGATAATGATGATGTTCCTAAAATGAAGAGATTGGGAGTGTTACAACTTCCAGGTAAAGGTGCTAGTGCAGATTGGTTAATCAAAAATATAAATGATACATTTATTCAGAATACTTTAGATAGATATCATGATACTATGTACGAAATAGCTTGTCATATAAACCATAATGAAAAATTGCAAAGTAATTTATCAGGTATAACTTTAAGATCTAGACTTATTGTTTTGGAAAACAAGTGTAATCTTCAAATTAAGGCACATAGGAATATTGTTAAAAATAGATTAAGATTTTTATTTATATATTTGGATTTGAAGAAAAATAAAATTTATGATTATAAAGATATTAAAGCTCTTTATACTCCAAATATTCCTTCAGATGATTTAGCAACTGCTCAAATGCTTAGTCAGGTGCCTGATGGGATAATTTCTAAAGATACTGCTAGAGGTAGATTTAGTTTCATTAATAATAAAGTAGTTGAAGCTGAAAAGGTAAAAAAAGAGCAAGAAGAAGAATTTGCAATAGATTTAAATAATCTAGGTGATTGA
- a CDS encoding phBC6A51 family helix-turn-helix protein, whose amino-acid sequence MAKELLKNKQEIVTREQIQMITMLIEGENITDIAKTIGVTRNTIYAWMGKPTVKAELDRRKRGIINQGNAYILKDLTTFISNIKELANDKSDKRVCLAANQYLIDRILGRTSQVIDTGNSGNSENDGQINEVEAVVERIKLKLKGGNNA is encoded by the coding sequence ATGGCTAAAGAGCTCTTAAAGAATAAACAGGAAATAGTAACAAGAGAACAAATACAAATGATTACTATGCTTATAGAGGGCGAGAATATAACGGATATCGCTAAGACTATAGGTGTTACTAGAAATACTATTTATGCTTGGATGGGTAAGCCTACTGTCAAGGCAGAGCTGGACAGGCGTAAGCGAGGGATAATTAACCAGGGAAATGCTTACATTTTGAAAGATTTAACCACATTTATTTCAAATATAAAAGAATTAGCTAATGATAAAAGCGATAAAAGAGTATGTTTAGCTGCAAATCAATATCTAATAGATAGGATTTTAGGAAGAACTTCCCAAGTAATAGACACTGGAAACTCGGGAAATAGTGAGAATGATGGGCAAATTAATGAAGTTGAAGCAGTTGTTGAAAGGATAAAACTGAAATTAAAAGGCGGTAATAATGCTTGA